GGAGACCATCGTATTGGACTACACGCGGTACTTCTTCGGCCCGGACGCGGCCCCGGCCGCCCGGGACGGCATTTTTGCGCTCGAAGACAACTGGGAACACCCGGCCAAGACGAACACGGGGATCGACGACACGTACAACGCCTGGACGGCCCTCGAGACGGCCTACCCGCCGCTTGCCGCGAACTGGCGGTGGAATCTCTGTCTTGTGCGAGCGTATTGCGACATGTATGTGCGGCAGCGGGTCCTCGACGAGGCGGCCCTCGAACAACAGGCCTACGCATACCTCGCCCAGGCCGGAACCATCGGTTCGGCGGCGGCCATGGCCAACGCATCTACTGAACTGGATAAGGCCCCCGTGATGACCGGCGCCCAGACAGCCCGCCGGGCGCGCATCTTCGGCCTTTGCGATGATTTGTGGAACGCCATCGGGTTCCAGCCCAGCGTCAACCCGCCCTATCTTGCCAAGAACCTCGAGCGCGGATGCATCCTGGACACCATCGACCACCCGGTCAACGACCGCGCCTTTCTCGAACTCGTGTTCAGCCAGGCCGCGGCGCTTCCCGGGGAGGCGGCCCGCGTGGCCTTGCTTGAGAGCATCATCCATTGGGAAGACCCCGGCCTGGGCGGTTATTACGACGACCTGGGCGACGTGGAGCGCCAGCCCCATCTCGTGCAGCAGCTGCCGTGGGAACAGGATCCCGGACGCGTGGACTCGACGGGACAGGAGTTCACGTGGCACAACATGGAGTACAACACGTTCGAGAAGGGCGGCGGCCGGTTGTCCTGGCAGGACCAGGCTTACACGCTTTACGGCGAACCCCTGACGATGCGGTACACCGGCCTGGATCCCGCCACCGGATACCGCGTGAAGGGCACTTATGCAGGCCGGTTTAAGCCGACCATGACCTGCACGGCCGACGGCGCGTACCCGATCCACGGCCCCGTTGGATATGCGGTGTATCCGCCCTACGAGTTCGCGCTCCCTCACGAGGCCACCCGCGACGGCGTGTTGACCCTCCAGTGGGACCTTGTCAGCGGCCGGGGGTGCCAGTTGGCCGAGGTCTGGCTCGTTGTCTGGGACACCGACGGCGACGGCATCCCTGACGCTACTGACACGGACGACGACAGCGACGGCATCCTCGACGTCAGCGACCCCTTCCCACAGGATACCGACAACGACGGCATCAACAACTTCGACGACCTGGATAACGACGGGGACGGCGTCCCTGATGAAATGGAGGGTTGGGAAGACTCAGACGGTGACGGCATCCCGGACTCCCTGGACCCCGACAGTCCGGATGTGGCTGCGTCCCGGTCGTTCTGGTACTACAAGTACGCCTCGCCCGGAATCGAAGACATCACCGTCCGGCTGGAGAACAGGGGGGCCGGCGACATAAGCGCGCTGGCGGTGGTGGAAGAGCTTCCGGAGGGGTGGACGTTCGATTCGCTTGTGAGCTTCGACCCGCCGGGGTGCGGTCCCGCCACGACGCCGGTTTCGGGCGCAACCGGCGCGCTCACGTTCACTTGGCTGTGCATACCGCAGTTTCCATACACGTTTACGTATCGGGTGACTGTGCCGGAGGGCCACACGGGCGACATGCCCTTCTCGGGCACCGTGCTTTACTCGCGAGGCGCTGGCTCCGGGAAAACGGCGCCGGTGGGCTGCCTGGCTTCGGTGGCAGAACGCATTCATCACTCGCTGGACTACAATCCCGGGGACTGCCTTATCAGCGTTTCGGAGATCTTGCGGCTGATCCAGTTCTACAACCTGGGCGGATACCATTGCGAGACGGGTACCGAGGACGGCTATGCCCCGGGATTGCCGGAAGAAGAGGACGTGTGGTGCGTGCCGCACGACAGCGATTACGTGCCCCAGGACTGGCAGATCAGCGTGTCGGAGATTCTGCGCGTGATTCAGTTTTATAACCTCGGCGGTTACCACGTCGAGGAGGGCACCGAAGACGGATATGCGCCAGGGCCCGCGGCGGCGGGGAGCACGACCAAGAATTGAGCGCCAGGGATGTGCTTGTGGCAACCCGGCAAGCAGCCCCTCAATACCGAAAATGATGTCGAGGCGTGAGCGCACTGCCCGATGCGCGCCCTCGGTGTAAGTCAATGCCCAGGCAATAAGGGCTGGCCTGTATTGCTGGACCGCCGCCAAGCGGAGGGCCTGAACCAAATCGCCAGGCCCCGGCATTGAATCTGGCATGGGGCTGATAGCGTAAGTCGTGTGGTCGGCGTCTCGTCGTTGGGCTCGGAACAGGGGGGGCGGACACGCCTGTTTTTCATTTCGCGCGCGCAGTTCAAGTTTTTCCGCGTCTTTCGGGCGGATTCTGACTCCCTGCCATCGGAGCATCAAACAACCGCCAGGGGCGCGGAACGGCACAAGCTTGACGAAGCCCTCAGAGCCTGCTAGCCTGCAGGGTATCCTGCTTGAAACGCCCCGGCCGGGGCGACCCTTTGGGCGGCCGGTGTAGATGCGCTGCGTTTCATGGCATACTAGGACCTGAGGCGAAAGATGGCTGCGGCCGGGCCGCTCGGGCCCGGCGCCTGATGCATCGCGAATCTGGTATTGAGACATTAGTTAGAAAGGATGGGGGTCATTATGAAAAGAATCTCGATTGGCACCTGGGCATATTCAATAGGGCCCTACGCGAACAATCCCATACCCTGGGAAGAAATCCTGATGAAACTCAGCGAACTGGGATTCGACGGGGTCGAACTCGGCGGTTTCGGAATCCATCCGAACCCAAACAATCACCCCACCAAGAAAGACCGGGACAGGTGCAAACAGCAAGTGGCCGATGCAGGGCTCGAGTTCTCCGCCCTGGCCGCCGACCTCTGGTCTCAACACCTGCTCGATACGGATGACGCGTCGCCTTACGTCGCCGAGTTCCGCAAGAACCTCGATTTCTGTGTTGATCTGGGCATTCCGGGCATCCGCGTGGACGCGGTCCAACCGCCAACCATCTTCGAGAAGGTCGATCCCGATACCGCCCGCAAACGCGCTGTGACTGCCTGGAAACAGTGCGCCCGGGAAGCCGCGGATAAAGGCGTCTACCTCACGTGGGAATTTGAACCGGGGTTTGCGTTCAACAAGCCGTCCGACATCATCCGCATTGTGGACGAAGTGAACGACGACAACTTCGGCGTTCAGTTCGACACGTGCCACGCCCACATGGTTGCGGCCGTTGGCGCTCGGCAACCTGGCAAGAAGGAGACCTTGCCGGGCGGCGCGGTCGAGCTTGCCCGGAAACTGCGCGGCAAGATCAACCACATCCATCTGATCGACTCGGACGGTACCCTGCACGGCGACGAAACCAGCACCCACGCGCCGTTCGGCGAGGGAGTGCTTGATTTCGCCACCTTGCTGACCGAACTTAATACGGCAGGCGTTCCGCACAACTGGTGGACCATCGACCTCTGCTTCTGGCCGGACGCGTGGGCGGTCACCGAGAAATGCAAGAACGCAGTCGACGAGCTCAACCGCAAATACGGGTGATAGGCGCGCCTTCGGCTGATCGACGAGAAAGAACTAAGAGGGACACATACGCGCGGACATCCCAGCGGTAACACATACGGTTGGTTGTAACGAAACAAAGTGGAGAAAAGCCATGCGAAAGAAGCTAAACATCGGGCTTATCGGTTACGGGTTTATGGGCCGGACCCATTCGAACGCGTACAACAAGGTCAACAAGTTCTTCGACCTCAAGTATGAGCCGGTGCTCAAAGCCGTGTCGGGGCTGGAGAGCCCCAAGCTGACCTCCTTTGCCGAGAACTGGGGATGGCAGAGCACGGAGCCGGATTGGCGCAAGTTGGTCGAACGGAAGGACATCGAC
This DNA window, taken from Candidatus Hydrogenedentota bacterium, encodes the following:
- a CDS encoding sugar phosphate isomerase/epimerase family protein, with the translated sequence MKRISIGTWAYSIGPYANNPIPWEEILMKLSELGFDGVELGGFGIHPNPNNHPTKKDRDRCKQQVADAGLEFSALAADLWSQHLLDTDDASPYVAEFRKNLDFCVDLGIPGIRVDAVQPPTIFEKVDPDTARKRAVTAWKQCAREAADKGVYLTWEFEPGFAFNKPSDIIRIVDEVNDDNFGVQFDTCHAHMVAAVGARQPGKKETLPGGAVELARKLRGKINHIHLIDSDGTLHGDETSTHAPFGEGVLDFATLLTELNTAGVPHNWWTIDLCFWPDAWAVTEKCKNAVDELNRKYG
- a CDS encoding PKD domain-containing protein; protein product: GGGAITSWYWQFGDGGTSTLQSPSHTYTSPGSRNVMLRVTVGGTNYSLTKQRFINVANPASLASGDINLSAAAVVVNPGIPPKAEAKASVILVEEVQKRTGLAWTTTAQMPATGTVIAVTSVRGGAGGDAEGYTLFAEDAGTRKVVWVLGDGPRGALFGAGALLRALEWRTASAILPGPPNVTTAPAYPLRGHQLGYRNTSNTYDAWDKAAYEQYIRDLVIFGTNAIEGIFSQDISPHFTSTVTQMHIDVSDICADYDVDYCLWAPVESVLPGSAAAELAAHEALYQQLTRLDAVFVPGGDPGNNDPLDVMAFLEDLGALLRTYFPGAELWVSNQGFEDVENDAFFNFLQTQEPEYLTGVVYGPWTKLSMAEERSRTPLRYPIRQYPDITHNVRCQFPQKDMDRSFAHVLGREAIDPKPEASVIEHDVHAASSIGFVGYSDGIHDDVNKCVWSMRAWGPAVSAETIVLDYTRYFFGPDAAPAARDGIFALEDNWEHPAKTNTGIDDTYNAWTALETAYPPLAANWRWNLCLVRAYCDMYVRQRVLDEAALEQQAYAYLAQAGTIGSAAAMANASTELDKAPVMTGAQTARRARIFGLCDDLWNAIGFQPSVNPPYLAKNLERGCILDTIDHPVNDRAFLELVFSQAAALPGEAARVALLESIIHWEDPGLGGYYDDLGDVERQPHLVQQLPWEQDPGRVDSTGQEFTWHNMEYNTFEKGGGRLSWQDQAYTLYGEPLTMRYTGLDPATGYRVKGTYAGRFKPTMTCTADGAYPIHGPVGYAVYPPYEFALPHEATRDGVLTLQWDLVSGRGCQLAEVWLVVWDTDGDGIPDATDTDDDSDGILDVSDPFPQDTDNDGINNFDDLDNDGDGVPDEMEGWEDSDGDGIPDSLDPDSPDVAASRSFWYYKYASPGIEDITVRLENRGAGDISALAVVEELPEGWTFDSLVSFDPPGCGPATTPVSGATGALTFTWLCIPQFPYTFTYRVTVPEGHTGDMPFSGTVLYSRGAGSGKTAPVGCLASVAERIHHSLDYNPGDCLISVSEILRLIQFYNLGGYHCETGTEDGYAPGLPEEEDVWCVPHDSDYVPQDWQISVSEILRVIQFYNLGGYHVEEGTEDGYAPGPAAAGSTTKN